From the genome of Rhododendron vialii isolate Sample 1 chromosome 10a, ASM3025357v1:
gtaattttgttttcataagcAACGTTCGAGCAATCAACTGAAGTCTTTTAATAAAAGATTCAGCTAAACCATCCTGGGTATGAGTGTGTGCAACAGAATGCTCAACATCAATACCAATTGACATGCAGTAATCATTAAATGCTTGAGATGTGAATTCTCCAGCATTGTCAAGACGAATTGTTTTGATTGGGTAGTCTGAAAATTGTGCTCGCAATCTAATTATTTGGGCTAGTAATTTAGCAAATGCAATATTTCGTGTAGATAATAAACAAGTATGTGACCATCTGGTTGAGACATCAACTAGAATCATGAAATAGCGAAATGGTCCAGATGGTGGGTGTATCGGGCCACAAATATCCCCTTGAATTATTTGTAAAAAGGATGGAGATTCAACAATGACTTTTGAGAAGGATGGTCTAGTTATCAGTTTTCCTTGCGAATAAGCAGCACGTGGATAATTACTAGGCAAAAGAATCTTCTGGTTCTTCAACGGATGCCCATGTGAATTTTCAACAATACGACGCATCATTATTGAACTTGGATGCCCAAGGGGATCATGCCATAGCATGAAAAGTTTTGGGTTAGTACACTTCTGGTGCATAACAGCATACGATTGAATTGTTCTAATCGTCGTATAATATAACCCAAAAGAGAATGTAGAAAGTTTTTCCAGTACTAGCTTCTGGCTAGATACGTAAGAAATGATACGCAAATACTCTTCTTTACCTTCGCTGATGGTTTCAATATGATAACCATTACGACGTATATCTTTGAAATTTAACAGATTTCTTCTGGATCTGGTAGAGTACAAAGCATTATCAATACTTAGATTTGTTCCATTTGTTAACACAATATTTGCTCTCCCAGAGCCTTCAATTAGGTTCGCAGAACCTGATATTGTATTGACATTCGCTAGTACCTTTGTCAATTGATTGAAATATTTGTTATCTCGGAGAATAGTATGTGTTGTATCACTGTCTACTAAACAAATATCTTCACCAGTTATCTTCGTGTTTGATAGTGCCTGATTAGTATCCATGCCCCTATTATATGCAAAACATAATTTCTAAAGTTTcacgaatcaataatcaaaaacACTTTAAATTAGTATTATAGAATAAGTACatcttgattaatttattaCATCATAAGATGATTGAGACGTAACCGTAGTATGTCTTTATTTTTGGATATAAGTAGAAACACAAGATATGCTAAGCACATAATTATTCTTGTGACCATTCAGAATAGTCACCTCCATCACCAAAGAAATCATCTTTGGTTCCACTTGGTCCTGCAAGGTACTCAGAAATATCGAAAGACGGAATGTCAATGGGTTCAAAAGGGTCAACAGCTTGGTTCTGACTAATTTGATCGGTAAagtttgtttcaatttcttttcctttttccttgagCGATGCTTGATAAAGCTCAATCAAATACTTCAGCGTACGACAGGTACGCGACCAATGACCCTTCCCACCGCACCTGTAGCAAGAATCCTCAGAGTTCTTAGAGGGTTTATTCAGCACCCTCTTGCCCTTTTTTTTGGACACTTCCGACCTATTCTACTTATTCTACTTCTGGGGATACTCCGTTTTCTTGCCTGACTTTTGAATATATCCTCCACGAACTTGGTGGTTATGGCTACCCCGACCATGTCTCTGTCCACGACCACAACCTTGTCCATTACTCAGAAAAGAGACTCTATTCGCTTCAGGGAATGGTAGAGCACCAGTTGGACGAGACTCGTGATTTCTCAGTAATAGTTCATTATTTTGTTCAGCGACCAGAAGGCAAGAGATTAAATCTGAGTATTTCTCAAACCCACGCTCTCTGTATTGCTGCTGCAGGAGCAAATTGTTGGCGTGAAAAGTGGAAAAAGTCTTTTCCAACATATCTTTTTCAGTAATCTGTTCTCCACATAATTTTAGAATTGAAACTATCTTGAACATAGTAGAGTTATACTCACTAACAGATTTATAATCTTGCAGCCTTAGATTCAACCAGCGATAACGAACATTTGGTAGGATTACAGCCTTCTGGTGCCCATACATTTCCTTCAGATTATTCCACAAATTTAATGGGTCTTTTACTGTAAGGTATTCAGACTTCAGGTTCTCATGGAGATGGTGCCGAATGAAGATCATGGCTTTAGCACGATCCTTCGAGGATGCGTCATTACCATCGGTAATTGTGTTTCCAAGTTCCATAGCATCGAGATGGATTTCCACATCAAGTATCCATGACAAATAATTCATTCCAGAAATGTCTAGTACCGCGAAATCCAATTTTGTGTAGTTCGACATCGTCTATAAATTAGAAATATTAATTTAGATGGatgttgaaataaaagacaatcAAGTTAATGGTACAAGTTTAACTAATTAGGGAAAATGTCAGGCAATAATAAAATGCACAAAGTATAATGTGACTTTCACTTATTTGCAAATGAAACAAATTTCTAAATGTAATATATAGAATATGCAAAGAAAAGATTTCTAGCCTCCAACATCTGTAAGTTAATATATGCAAAGCAACATAAAAATATGTCGATATTAATTTATCACAGATAATGAATGAGATTAAATGCACATCCTCTACTAAATATAAATTCATTTCGTAGTATAAGTATTACATGTACTAAATAAGTACTTCGAGTACTTTTGTTTTCAATAGTAAACACTTCAGGTATTTATTGTtgtaaaaattcaattgaattcAGGAATTTATTAATAGCAAGAATACTTTGTATATTTATCAGAGAACTACTCCTGGTAGATCATTTTTTCTTTGTCAATAATTTACTTGTAATTTACATATTTATGTACGCATGTAATAGACAAACATAAATAGTGATAAATACCAACGTGAAATATAACCCATTACCTCCTCAGTCGGGTAGAGACTCGTGCTGATAACGTGATATAAAACTAAGGAAATATCAAAAGAACAGAACAAAAGTAAAGACAATAAAGAACACAACATATGTTAAATATAGTTCTTCTAGAACTATCAGAAACACAATTGATCAGCAGGATCAATCAAATACTTCTgattcattttcatttcattgCAATTTACATTATGTCTTTATAGGTGCCAAAGATTACAAGTTTACAAACGTATATTTAATACGCCTGTTACAATTGCATTTTCTGTAAACTTAATTCGCTGAAACTTATAACTCTCATCATTACTTACATTTTGTCAGCCATTAATTTCACAACAAGTATGTAGtactaaattaatttttaaggtgtaatttggtccaaaatttgaagagattGATGTAAATGCTCTAAACCTCTACAGATGCCACAAAATTGCTACAGTGGCTCGGTACTTTTGGAGAGCCACTATTCCCTAGTTTCAAAACAGGAGGAAATAGTTTTGCAATTTCACGACACTTTCAAATGGTATTAATCACTATTGTATGTATGATAACTTGATTAATGGAATGATCCGAACCAGGCCCGTTCTGcttagattattattttttacgtACTTATTTACTGTTTTACTAAACACGTTATTTTCTCACAAtccatcacttttaatttaattaaaaaataagtatttatattaaaaatatatattcatttCATGGGACTTGCTAGGAAGTTGATTTCATAAAAAATTCCTTCATCGACCAtttataagtaatttaaacaaaaaaaaaatcatttttaaaagATAAGTTGTTTGATACTTACTCATGTCtgataaaaataatttcattcatGAATTATATTCTCAACAAAACCAACAATAAAAGTGATTTAGATTATCTCATGCTGGATCCGATTTATGTATGACATTGGataagtaatatttttttttgtagtataacgtttgagattaaaaaaaattgctaatgATATTTTTTCCAgtactttttgttctttttcaatttttttttgcatttgtttattttgggccaatttttttttgactttttgatttgtatcaatgagaggaatcaaaaaagtaaaaaaaaatgtatttttaccaaaatattttgggaaataaccacttttaagtaaaaagaGTCTACTTTtattacttaaaagtggttattttctaaaatatttgggtaaaagtaattttttttactttttcgattcgcgtcaagacgaatcaaaagtcaagaaaatttggcgcaaatctaacaaacgagaaaaaaattcaaataaggataaaaacaaaaaagtcctAATAGTACaaatttgtccaaaaaaattcaaataaggacaaattttacttttccgattcggaTAATAATTTTGCTCAAATTTTAGAGAGTTTGGTCTTCATGCTTTAGGCCGCATTCTTTTAAACTTATAAGTCTAGAACATATTTCGATATTTTTTACTTGTCGtaacttttgtttagtttttcgatgAAATTTTAGGGGTTAATTGTTCGTGTTGACAtgatgaattgaaaaagtataaaaatgtggaCTGATATTGAACAAATTTAAATAAGACGGCACTTAAGCTCCAAAAGATAGCTGTTTGCTATATTTTTcgtttttaatgaatttttttttaattttggtcataattttatactttttagatgtCACACCCCATCTCGGAAAACATCACgctaaattattttccaaatgggGTGGACCCACACTTTGGCCCTGCTCAAACAGTAAATAAAAACACCAGCCAGGTGtccaactcataaaaaaaaacttaacttgcatatatacggaaataactgtcatacaagacgtgcccacaggtatttacaacatatacaagctccaaaaatagacacataatcaaaagagtcaaaaatCTAGACTACTATATACACAACTCATGTCTAGACTCTGCAATGAACCCGCGTGCCGTCACGCATCTGAAAAGAAATCACTGTGGGGGTGTGAGCTATCAACTTGCTCAGTGAATGTTCTTATCTGTAATAAGAGAAGCTATAAAGACAAGTGCTATCAACAATTTAAATAAGAATATTCAGCCCACAATAACGTTCCATTACGTAATAttcataacgccactaaggcaatttcATATCAATGCCACTAAGGCAATTTCATAtcaacgccactaaggcaatagtcgtcacgccactaaggcaatatttattcacgccactaaggcaatattcaataacgccactaaggccatattataacgccactaaggctacgATCATATTCTCGCTTAGGAGCTCAAGCCAAATATTAACCgtttcaatccaaaaaaaaaaaaaaaactctacacCGTGTCTCATCTTCcgctattaaaaataagaacacccacCTCGAGGTCCAGCAAAAAGGTACCAACACGagctcactccctacgtggagtaACGGTGCTCGTTGCCGCTTCCAAACCTGGCATACAACACATAAATCCACACTTGTGAATATGGAGTTGAAACCATAAGGAAAACACAATCAATTACTTAAATGGAACACTCTTTTCCTCAGTCACAATTGGGAAACTCCCTAAAAAGTATACTTCAGTTCCCAACTTCAAATATTAAGAAAATTTAAACTATTATAAGTTACAAATACAAATATCCAACAGTTAGCATCATATTCCAACTCTTATAAGCTATTTAGCACTTGAGCATTTCTTTTTAGCATTCCGGTTCAAAGCCTGGCAGATTACAAGAAAATTCTAGCAGTTACACAGCTTATATCTAGCAACAACAACCAGTTTCTCGCAATAAAAATCAGTTCGAGATCAGGTTTTGACATGTCCAGAAACATAAGTAAAGTTAATTTGCATTACAAGTCTCCATTAGAGACGTTAACAAGCTATGTGCATGACAAGTTAATGACTCTTCCACATAGGATAATTTTTTCCAAATAGCCATTGACAACCCTTAGCAGTAATAACAAACAACGGCAACCCTTAGCAGTAATAACAAACAACGGCAAAAACACTACTGCCCCAATTCGGTTccctttccccccccccccccccccccccccccgcttcTCCTCGTTAAccaatttaatcaaaatttaaccccaaaatcaaatctttcataTTCACCTAAAAGAGAGACTAAAAATACTTGCAATCACAACTAACAATTCCAGCAGAGAAAAGGAACAAAGAATAGCCCTAGTTAGGAGTACTTGAACCCAACAGAtatcaaaatcccaaaattacCCACTTCAATAGCAAGAAATATGTTAACTAATcaatatggggaaaaaaattaagaattacCTACCGAGATTAGGACTTCCGTTAACGccaaatcaaaattttctctcctgtacgttctttttttttctcttccgtttgtatattttttttttctattagaagatatatatatatatcccacaCATGCACACTAGCACTTCCTTTGCCTTCCACGTGCACACCAgcacacacattttttttttttttacaaatacatCCCTAGAGTTTTAGGAATCCACATTGGAGGcccacataaaaaataaaattcactttTAATAAGcctacttcttttcttttcttttttttaaaaaaaaagagtcggGTCTCACATTAGacttctctcgtcgagacgaatgattaattcaaaaaaattcacgtGAACCTAACAAAAGTTCAgaaaaaatgacacaaaacacacaaaacgaagaaataaattaagtttaaaaaaactcAGCCTAAATACTGCGATAGTTGAAAATGTATCATTGCTTGGAAGTAATTATTCAGTATTTCGGGAGCACCTTCACTTGGTACTTCTCTAGGTCACTCAACAATCACATATTCTGGTAAAATTCGAAACTAAATATTCAATTTATGAATTCTACACAATACTCTCTCTCCGTCCGCATTTTTAGTCCCTTTTGAGGATTTCAACTATATAAATAAACATAATCATTGCATGTGCAATCACCATATTTTTTCATTCTACCATTCAATAATCGCATGGACTTTTTGTccaattgtttttatttttatttttatttttatggagtAGTATTATATATTGACTTAAGATTGAAGGGTAAAATAGAACTTTcattaattataacccttttggtttggaaaTAAAATACTCTCTCCATTCCAAATTGATTGTCATGTTCGGTCTccaatgtaatttttaaaatgttaatatttttcaatctataataaaTTTTATGTGTAATATGGATATTAtatgataaatctcaattagtttattataaaaaaaaattaaattctttaaAATTATTGTAAATCGAAaaatattaacaatttaaaaattgcattggaGATCGAACATCACCATCAATTTaaaatggagggagtaataattttgGAATAAGAAAAAGTGCTAAAATTGAAACTAGAAAGGGATATTCTGAAacgaaaatcctattggtactGATGGTACCGAAggaaaaatgcaccgacggTATATagacgaaaaatgggtgctcggatcaagtaccctacacaccttggatgccattgattctcgcggaggcccactcgattttgttttttaaaatttttggacggctcggatcggctgtccagTTGCTGGAGacggccgtcggtgcattttctctacggtaccatcggtaccaatagcagtactcatTCTGAAATGATTTGGAGCACAATGTAACAATTCTCaaagagtattgaataatttcacaatacACTTATCCTTTCAAAACCAAGAGTGACTTGAGTCACCCTTTCAGACATCATTGCACgtttagggctgcaaacgagttAAGTTGAGCAGAGTTTTACCGTactcaagcttgtttattaagtttttaatgaacctgagctcgagctcagtaaAAACTTAATgagtcgaactcgagccgagcgGGCTTTGTCTTGACTCGAGCTTGTTCATGAGTCTTAACGGATcaatgaaaaatgtatatatatcatcgcatagaaatattttgattgtgaagatatatatttttcattttcttatacTCTACAAGAAAATAATCTTAATTTTGGAATAATAATAAcatgtaatatatttttgtaagaatTCTACATCAAGGTATCAAAATGCTAATGTTAACTCGAGTCGAGTCTCTACTGGCTATGTTTGGCTTGATAACAAAACGAGTCTAgaatttgagcttgagcttgtttatttatatttcaaattgaGTTCGAACAAATTTTTACCAAGCCGAGTCTCGAGCAATTCTGTTCTTTTGCAGCCCTATGTCTATATACCCTTTGCCGCCATTTTTCACTGGCCAGctcacctctctctccccttctaaCTTTCcttgatgaagatgaaactCATCAACTGCTTGGCAGAAATAGATTAGAGTGAAAGCTGCGAGACTGACAGATTACAGTTTGGTCTTCATAGCGGTAGCTGAAAACGCATCATCGCTCGGAGTAATTATTTAGTACTGTAGTGCTTTAGTGTCACCGTCACATTATACTCTtctatatatttattttttaaattaaaaataatgtattttaaaaaattaatttgtctcataaaataaaaaataaatatttaaaaaaatataattttagcaGAATGAGACCTCAACAATCACATATTTTGGTGGAATTCACAACTAAATATATAAATTATAAAGTTTTGTAATAATTTGGAGCACCACTTGAAAATTCTGAAAGAATATGACATAATTTCATAATACAACTTGTCCTTTTAAAAATCAGAGTGAGGGGCCGTTCGGTTAAATAagcaatttaattaatttttattaaaatttttttcgtatttattaaatttttgtcaaatttttgggattattgaGTCACCCTTTCACACATCAGTGTCTCACTGCATGTCTATCATACCCTTTGCCGCCATTTTTCACTAggactcatctctctctctctccgtattTTCTAGctttccattctctctctcctctttcaacTCCGTATTTTCATGATGGAGACGGAACCCAAATGCTTAATAGCAGGAACAGAGTAGAGAACGGAGATAGTAAAGAAGAAGCAAATGGCTACCGTTGGCGTTAATAGTAACGAcgagagaaggaagaaaacgGAGGTAGCGAGGCAGCATATAGAAGAGATACGGAGTCGAAAATTCTCGATAGGGCAGAAATCCCTGAACCCATTAACTCAAGATCTCCACAACGCGGTTACCAGTCTCTCCAAAGAGCTCTACACCAAAGACGTTCACTTTCTAATGGAGCTCATCCAGGTTAAAGCTTGTTTTTTACTacatttttttcctcattttcaaGCGTTATGTGGgttcttcaaaatgaagaatcaACTGTGGTTCTCCACAAATGTGGAATCATTCGAAAGATTAGAGCGGTGTTCCTTAGAAACTTGCTCTATTCGTTTGCCTGACATCTCCAGTTTGTCTTTTTAACATTTGGCATCAATCCAAGTTCTATGACCAACTATATGTCTTTGTGTAACCCAAGGTTGACCTGTGGTCTTGGCCTGAGAGTTTGCTCTCACTGAAGATTTCAGGTTCGATTCCCTTGGCTAGCAATTCTTAGGGCAACCTCATCCCACACGTAAGCTGTGAAAATGTGAAAAGGCTGTGGGAGCCGGGAGGGGCTACAAGGATAAGTCAAGGTGCTCATAAACTGGTCCGGGACACCTTGCATTacc
Proteins encoded in this window:
- the LOC131302884 gene encoding uncharacterized protein LOC131302884, which produces MSNYTKLDFAVLDISGMNYLSWILDVEIHLDAMELGNTITDGNDASSKDRAKAMIFIRHHLHENLKSEYLTVKDPLNLWNNLKEMYGHQKAVILPNVRYRWLNLRLQDYKSVSEYNSTMFKIVSILKLCGEQITEKDMLEKTFSTFHANNLLLQQQYRERGFEKYSDLISCLLVAEQNNELLLRNHESRPTGALPFPEANRVSFLSNGQGCGRGQRHGRGSHNHQVRGGYIQKSGKKTEYPQKCGGKGHWSRTCRTLKYLIELYQASLKEKGKEIETNFTDQISQNQAVDPFEPIDIPSFDISEYLAGPSGTKDDFFGDGGDYSEWSQE